One region of Malania oleifera isolate guangnan ecotype guangnan chromosome 6, ASM2987363v1, whole genome shotgun sequence genomic DNA includes:
- the LOC131158268 gene encoding ras-related protein RIC1 isoform X2: protein MNPEYDYLFKLLLIGDSGVGKSCLLLRFADDSYVESYISTIGVDFKIRTVEQDGKTIKLQIWDTAGQERFRTITSSYYRGAHGIIVVYDVTDQESFNNVKQWLNEIDRYASENVNKLLVGNKCDLTANKVVSYETAKAFADEIGIPFLETSAKSSTNVEEAFMTMAAEIKNRMASQPALNPNRPATVQMRGQPVAQKTSCCSS from the exons ATGAATCCTGAATA TGATTATCTTTTCAAGCTTTTGCTTATTGGAGATTCAGGTGTTGGGAAGTCATGCCTTCTCTTGAGATTTGCG GATGATTCTTATGTGGAAAGCTACATCAGTACAATTGGTGTTGATTTT AAAATTCGTACAGTTGAGCAGGATGGGAAGACTATTAAACTCCAAATT TGGGATACTGCTGGGCAAGAACGTTTCCGGACTATTACAAGCAGTTATTACCGTGGTGCACATGGGATTATT GTTGTGTATGATGTGACAGACCAAGAAAGCTTCAACAATGTCAAGCAATGGCTGAATGAAATTGACCGATATGCTAGTGAAAATGTAAATAAGCTTTTGGTTGGAAACAAATGTGACTTGACTGCTAATAAAGTTGTTTCGTATGAAACTGCAAAG GCATTTGCAGATGAGATTGGGATTCCTTTCTTGGAAACAAGTGCCAAAAGCTCTACTAATGTCGAGGAGGCATTTATGACAATGGCAGCCGAGATAAAGAACCG AATGGCAAGCCAACCTGCACTAAATCCAAATAGGCCTGCAACTGTGCAAATGCGGGGGCAGCCAGTGGCTCAAAAGACTAGTTGCTGCTCATCCTGA
- the LOC131158268 gene encoding ras-related protein RIC1 isoform X1, with amino-acid sequence MVSWQLDKSALQRSALLSLPTRVSPTPIDRAIARSTHQSQHRPPFSTMNPEYDYLFKLLLIGDSGVGKSCLLLRFADDSYVESYISTIGVDFKIRTVEQDGKTIKLQIWDTAGQERFRTITSSYYRGAHGIIVVYDVTDQESFNNVKQWLNEIDRYASENVNKLLVGNKCDLTANKVVSYETAKAFADEIGIPFLETSAKSSTNVEEAFMTMAAEIKNRMASQPALNPNRPATVQMRGQPVAQKTSCCSS; translated from the exons ATGGTAAGCTGGCAATTGGACAAATCGGCATTGCAACGAAGCGCTCTTCTCTCCCTTCCAA CTAGGGTTTCTCCCACTCCGATCGATCGAGCAATCGCGCGCAGTACTCACCAATCGCAGCACAGACCTCCATTTTCTACCATGAATCCTGAATA TGATTATCTTTTCAAGCTTTTGCTTATTGGAGATTCAGGTGTTGGGAAGTCATGCCTTCTCTTGAGATTTGCG GATGATTCTTATGTGGAAAGCTACATCAGTACAATTGGTGTTGATTTT AAAATTCGTACAGTTGAGCAGGATGGGAAGACTATTAAACTCCAAATT TGGGATACTGCTGGGCAAGAACGTTTCCGGACTATTACAAGCAGTTATTACCGTGGTGCACATGGGATTATT GTTGTGTATGATGTGACAGACCAAGAAAGCTTCAACAATGTCAAGCAATGGCTGAATGAAATTGACCGATATGCTAGTGAAAATGTAAATAAGCTTTTGGTTGGAAACAAATGTGACTTGACTGCTAATAAAGTTGTTTCGTATGAAACTGCAAAG GCATTTGCAGATGAGATTGGGATTCCTTTCTTGGAAACAAGTGCCAAAAGCTCTACTAATGTCGAGGAGGCATTTATGACAATGGCAGCCGAGATAAAGAACCG AATGGCAAGCCAACCTGCACTAAATCCAAATAGGCCTGCAACTGTGCAAATGCGGGGGCAGCCAGTGGCTCAAAAGACTAGTTGCTGCTCATCCTGA